In Asticcacaulis sp. MM231, the genomic window CGTGACGTCCCAGATCGGTGCGTCCATAGACAAGCCGACGAACCATCGGAACAGCAAATTGTAGTCCATCTGCTCCATCAGCTGGCGCTCCGAGCGGATCGTGTAGAAGGGCTGCAACAACAGGGAGCGCAGCAGCTTCTCCGGCGGGATCGATGGGCGGCCGATGGCTGAATACATCGCCTCGAAATCAGGGGGACAGAACTTCCAACGCCTCGTCGACAATCGCGCAGATGGACCGCAGCGGAGGGTTTGTCGGGACGCGTGCTTCGCAGCTCACATAAGAAAACAGACCCGCCGTCTGGATATCACTGCCGCGCATGTCTTACTCCTGCAGACCAACCAATAAGGGATGGAATCACAGCAATACGCTCGCAGCAAGCGCCTTTTTCCGCATCCTGATAAAGCCTCGACATTCAACAGAGTGTCAGTGCCTTTTTCATCTCCTCATCCTTGATGACTGTCGTCAGGCCAATGCCCCGTAGTGAGAGGTGACGAACAATAGGTACATAGGCGCCTGACGCTGATGGGGTTCCATGCTGCGGGTTGTACAGCCACTGACCTCGACGCACCCGGCGAGCTCCGTGATGTGAACCGGGCAATTTTACATGCATGAGGCCATTGCGCGTATCTACTGTTTAGCCGTGCAAATAATTTGAGCTAATTTTCCAATCGTTCGACTGGAAAATTAGCTCAGGGTCAAACAGTATGGCTAAAGTGCCGACCAATGGAGTTTATTTTCTCGGTAGCTCTTCTGCCAATATGCTGCAATATGTTACCAAATTTTGGCCCGTACACCGACCCGGATGGTACGGCCAAATGCATCGTAAAGTTGCGGGTATGTGTTGAACCAGGCGCCACTGCCGGCATCGGCATAGCCGACCTTAGGCGGATTTTTGTCCATCAGGTTCTGGATGTTGAAACGCAGCTCAACATCCTTGGTGATCGGATAATTCAGCGCCAGATCAAAATAGCTGGAGGCCGGCAACTTAGCGATCAGAGGATAGCTATCCGTATTGTTCCACGATGGGGCGCTGGCCAGCGGTGCCTTGGGCGCCAATTTGGAATTGGTCGTGGACGAGGCATAACGCCAGGCGAGCGTCACCCTGCCCTTCCACGGCATACCCCAACTGGCGGAGGCGTAATGGCGATATTCGGGCCATGGTGCGTCACAATAGAAGCCGAAGTAGCCCAGGCACGAATAGACTGGCGCGCCCGGCGCGAAGGCCTGATCGTATCCCGTGAGGAAGGAGCCATTATAGGCTAACCCCAACGTACCCAACGCGCGATCACCGATCTTGAGGTTGCGGATATAGTAGTTCATGCTCAGATCGTATCCCTTATTCCGTACAAAGCCGGAATTTTGATACATGGCGTTGATTTCGGTGACCGTCCCCGTCGTCGGGTCACGCTTGATCAGGCTGCAATAGAAGTCGACATGCTGGTTAAAGCATTGGTCGGCGACGATGCCGGTGCGTACCCAGTTAAACGCGCCTTCGACATTGATGTCATAATAGTCCAGTGTCAGGTTGAAATCGGGCAGGAATTTCGGCTGAAAAGCCAGCCCAATCGTCGTACTATCAGAGGTTTCCGGTTGCAGATTGGGGTTGCCGCCGGGGCGATAGAGCACCGGGCAATAGCCATTGGTATCGCAGGCCTTGGAGTTCGAAAGCGCGTCATATTGCGCCTGTGTCATGCCCGAACTGGCGCATTGCTCGTACGTGTATCGTTCGAGATTGGACCCTGCGCCGGGAGGGGCGCAATAGTCCCGGAACGTCCCGGAATAGGGGCTTGCCTGTTGCAGGCGCTCCAGCACGCCCTGACGGATCGCGCGGTTGACACTGGCATGGAAGCCAAGGCCCGGCACGATGATGTAGTTAACCTCCATCTTCCAGGTCTTCAACGGGTCTTTGATGGACTTGTAGTCCGAAAGACGGAATCCGCCGCTGACCGAAAGTTGCTTGATATAAGGGACGTCCTGAATCACCGGGACATCGAGTTCGCCGCCCAGTTCATTGACGCTGTCGCTGTTGTCGTAACGCGACCACCATGCATAGGCGCCGCTGCCTTCTTCCGCAGCCCGGTTCCATCTGTGCTCGACAACCACAGCATAACCGACACCGTCCTTGGCCCATGGCGACCTTATGCCTTGGTCCTCCAGTGTGCCGTTGATGGCGCCAGTAGCGACAAACTGCTCGGTGACAACGCGGCTTCCGCCCGTCAGCGTGACGTACTTCCAGACATCCGGATTTGGCCCATTGGAACTGAAGGCATCGAGGGGCACGCAATTGGGATCCGTACCGTCAACCACGGAACGGCAGGTCGCGACGCCGTTAACATTCACGACGTCCAGCGCCTTTTTGTAGAGGTCCTTGGTCGCCCACCAATCAAAAATGTCCGTACCGAGGTATTTTTCTGTCCGGCGCGAGCGTTGAACGCTCAGATCGAAATTGAGCGCGGAGCTCATACGACCCGACAGATGCGCTGAGGCACGCACGTCATAGGCTTTGATATTATACTGATTTGTGTAGTCGGGCCGCCAGATGGCGGCGTAGAGCGTTCCGGTTTTACCCGCCACGCCCGCATCTGCGCCACACAGAAGATTGGCTTGCTGTGCGCCCAGCAGAGGGTTGTCGCAGGGCACCTCTGCGCCATCGACGTAGAAGCTGACGGCTTGCGCATTCTGACCACGCTGCTCGTAGCCTGTCGTCAACAGGCTGGAGTCAAAGGTAATCCTGTCCGTCAGGTTATAGGTGAAAAACCCGCCGGCATTTACCGTCTTTGTTTCCCGTTGCAAATAGTCGTTTTGCGCTGTCCGGACCGTGTCTTTTTCGTCAAATTCACGCCAGGTCCGCGAACCGTCCTTGGCGTTTGTGTAGTTTCCACCCGCTACACCAAACCAGGAATAGGGGTTGTATTCGGTGAAACCGCAGGACCATTTATCGTTTTGCAGAACGCCGGAGGGTACGGGCTGCTCATTCATATACAAGGGGCAGGCCGTGTGGTCGAACATGCTGAACTTCATGGGTTCTGAATGCCTGAAGCCGGCAAACAGGCTGATATTGCCCTTGCCACCCGCTAGATTGCGGCCGCCGGCAATGGTCGTGTAGGTTTGCTCACCACCCCACACTACTTTCTTCGGTTGTGGGTAGCCGTCTTCGGCGAGCAGGTTTTCATAGAAGGGGTCATCATTGGTGCTCTCCTGCGTACTCACTTCGGAGTCGATCACCAATCCGTTGAACCGCTTCTTGACGATGAAATTAATGACGCCGGCAATGGCGTCCGAACCGTACACGGCAGAGGCCCCGCCCGTTAGAATGTCGACCCGCTCGACCAATGTGCCGGGGATGACATACACATCATTGCTCATCCGCTCCCCATTCAGAAGCGTGAGGGTCCGTCCGGTGCCGAGGCGGCGGAGGTTGATGCGTGCTGGCCCCAGGCGTGGGTCATTACTCCCCTTTTCTCCCAACATAGGCGCAACCTGCGGAAGTGCGCTCAAGGTGTCGTCCAGCCGCCCCGCTCCGCGGGTGGTCAGGAGGTCGCTGTTGACAACCGTGACGCCTGGGCGGCTGCGGCGGATACGCGAACCTGTCACCACCACCTCGGCGACGTCCGGGTCAGTGACCGCGGAGGCTTCGGTTTGTTTGTCGGCCTTCTTCTTTGCCTTGCCCGACTTAGCCTTTGTCGTCGGCTCAGCCTGAACTGGAGTGGAGTCCTGAGAGGCCCCAGCCCACACGGCCTCATCGGCAAAAGCCGTGCTCGCGACGCACGCCCCCAGACACACGGCTATGGCCGTACTGCTCTTTAATAGTCTTAACATCGATATGTTCCCCTTTGTCTCTCCAGGTCAATTCAACTGGAGGCAATCGAGAGGAAATAACATATATCGTATACAGTAAATGGATACCCGTTGATTTGCCGTCATTGTGTCAATTTCGTCACAAAATAGACGGTATGCCTGTGAGCAAATTTCGATTTGGTACGTCGTATTCCGACGTCTCCGAATTCGGATTTAAGCGCCAATTTATGCGAATGATTTGCATTTGTGTTGACTTTGAGCCGTTTGAGATTTAGTCGCAACATAGCTTCCGTCATTGGCTATGAAAGGTCTCGTATGCCCATAAATCCTTCCTTGCGAAACGCTGTCTGGGGTGCGCCCCTGCTCCTGTCGGGTCTGGCCACGGGCGCCTCCGCCGGTGCGCTGAGCGTTCAGATCGATATACCCCAGCAAAACACGGCTGAATATCACAAGCCTTATGTGGTCGGCTGGGTCGAGGATGCGTCCGGGGCCGCGGCCGCCAATGTCTTCATCTGGTATGATGTCAAGAAGCGCGACAATGCCGGCCAGAAGTGGCTCAAGGATCTGCGCACCTGGTGGCGCAAGAGCGGCCGCGACCTGGCGTCGACCGATGGTTTCAGCGGTGCGACGCGCTCGCCCGGTCGCCAGACCCTCAGTCTCGACACCAATGCGACGGCGCTCAAGACCCTGAAGCCCGGCAGCTATGTCTTCGTGGTGGAAGCGTCGCGCGAAGGCGGTGGCCATGACCTCGTGAAGGTGCCGCTCAACTGGAATCCGGCCAAGGCCGCCGCCGGCGCCGCCAAGGGCACGGGCGAACTCGGCGATGTCCGCGTCAGCTACAAGCCCTAGGACCCAGTCTATGAAGCAGATCAAATCTCCCATGAGTGTCGCACTGGTCGGCATTCTTATCGCAGGCCTTCTGCCCTTTTCGGCGCAGGCCCACCGTCAATGGATCGCCCCCTCGGCCGCACAGGTGGAGGGCAAGGCGCCCTACATCACAGTGGATGCCGCCGTGTCGGAAAGCCTGTTCGAGATGGATTCCTTTCCACTCAAGCTTGACGGACTGGTGATCACCGCACCCGATGGTAGCCACATCACGCCGGAAAATTCTTATACCGGGAAGCTGCGCAGCGCCTTCGACCTGCAACTGACCCAGCAGGGTACGTACCGCATGGCGGTCGTGACCGAGTTGGTCATGGCGAGCTATAAGCTGAACGGCGAGGAAAAGCGCTATCGCGGCACGCCCGACGGCCTGGCCAAAGACGTGCCCGCCAACGCTGAAAACCTTCAGGTGTCGCGCACCTTCGGGCGCGTCGAATCCTTCGCTACCAATGGCAAGCCCAATGACACCGCGCTCCAGCCGGTCGGCAAAGGCTTGGAAATGCAGCCCCTCACCCACCCGAGCGACTACGTCGCCGGTGAGCCCGCCCGCTTTCGTATGTTGTTGGATGGAAAGCCCGTCGCGTCCTTGAATGTCACCATCGTGCCGGGCAGCGTCAAGTATCGTGACGCCCTGCAGGAAACCGCCGCAACGACCGATGCCAACGGCGAATTTAGCGTCACCTGGCCGATCGCTGAGCGCTACTGGATTGGCGCCAGCTATCCCCCGCGCGCCGAAGGCCCGCCCCCTGCGCCAGGCCAGCCGCGCCCCATGGTGCCGGTGCGATACAGCTATTCCGCTACCGTACAGGTCCTGCCGAACTAGGCTCGCCATTGCTATGTCTAAAAGGCCGCACCCTCAACAGGGCCGCGGCCTTTTTGCCTTTTGTACCTGTCAGGCGCCACGCGCAAAATAAATGCGAATGAGTGTCAGATTCGCCTTGCAAGTGCGATTAATTCTCATTAAGGCCTTTTTTAGCCCTTCTCCCTGGGAACATCTGAGAGAATAACATGTCTTCCTCCACTATCCGCAGCCGTAAGCATTCAGTCAATCGTTACGCCCTCGTCATGGCCGCCTCGGCCCTCGCCCTTCCTGTCGCCGCGCTGGCTGACGTTGAGGCAGACGCCGATCAAAAGGGCACCGAAGTGACCATCAAGGGTGAGCGTCACCTCCCCTATAAGACCGATAAGGCCTCTTCGCCCAAGAAGACCGAGGCCCTGGTCGATACGCCGCAAACCATGAGCGTTATCAGCAAGGAACTGCTGGAAGACCAGAACGCCACCACCCTGGTCGATGCGCTACGCAACACGCCAGGCATCACCATGCAACTCGGCGAAAATGGTAACACGTCCGCCGGTGACACCTTCCAGCTTCGCGGCTTCTCGGCAACGTCATCTATCTATCTCGATGGCATTCGTGATCTCGGCGCCGTGTCCCGCGACGTTTTCACGATCGAGCAGATCGAAGTCGCCAAGGGGCCAGCCGGCAGCGACGTCGGCCGTGGCGCATCCGGTGGCTATATCAATCTTGTCTCCAAGCTGCCCTCCTTGCGTGCGGGTAGCTCCGCGACCGCCAGCCTCTACAGCGAAGGCGGCGAACGCGCCACGGCCGACGTCAACCTGCCCGTCGGCGACACCAGCGCCTTCCGCCTCAATGTGATGGCGCAGGACGTCGACGTGCCGGGCCGTGACGAAGTCAAGAACAGCGGCTGGGGCATCGCGCCGTCCTATGCGTTGGGTCTGGGCACCAACACACGTTTCTACGTTTTCGCCCAGGTGGTTCATCAGGACAATGTCCCCGATGGCGGCGTGCCGGTGATCGGTCTCAAGGGCTATAACAGCACCAATACCAATGCGGCGATCAAGGCCGCACTTGATGCCGCGGCGCCGGTTGATCGCAACAACTTTTACGGTTCGGTGCACGATTATGAAAAGGTCGACGCCAGCATGCTGACGTCCAAGATCGAGCACGGTTTCCGCAACGGCTGGAATCTGACCAACACCACGCGCTACGGCCAGACCCAGATGGACCGTATCCTGACCGGCGTAAATGCGATCACGGTGCCAACGGCCAGCATAAATGATCCGACGACCTGGACCGTGGCACGGACGCGCCAGCGCGTCGACCAGGATAACAAGATCTTCGCCAACGCCACCAATCTGAGCGGCAGCTTTGAGACCGGCGCCTGGCAACACGATCTCTCCGCAGGCGTAGAAATCGCCTATGAAAGCCAGGTCTCGGTCACCTACTCCACAACTCCACCGGGCGGCACCGCGCCCACCATCCCGGCGGCCAGCCTGTATAATCCGGTCTCAGATATCGTTCTGCCGGATCTCTATAAAACCGGCGCCACCAGCGACGGCGATAGCACGACGGTCTCCGGTTATGCCTTTGACACCGCCAAGCTCGGGAAATGGCTGCTCAGCGCCGGCCTGCGCGTCGACAGCTATACGATCAAAACCCGCAACACGCCGGCCAGCGGCGCGGTCGCCCTAGAAGCAATCGAGGACAGCGGCACGCTGGCGAGCTGGAACATCGGTGCCGTCTATAAACCGCGTGACAACGGCAGCGTCTATATCTCGCTGGTCAATGCCCTGACGCCTCCGGGCAGCAGCAACTTCCAGCTCTCCAGTACAGCCAGCAGCCTTTCCAACGCGGCGTTTGATCCGGTCGAGACGGAAAACTTTGAACTCGGCACCAAGTGGGAGTTCTTCAATAACCACCTGTCCCTGACCGCCGCCTATTATGCAACCACGGCTAAGAACGAACTGGCGCTGCTAAACTCGACCGATCTCACCTCTTACATCCAGATGGGCGAGCGCAAGGTCAGCGGCATCGAACTGGGTCTAGTCGGGCAGGTCAATCCCAAATGGCTGATCTCAGCTGGCCTGCAAACCCTGGACACCGAGATCACTCAAGGTACGACCAACAACAACAGCACGGGCGCGGCCACGCGCTGGTCGCCTGACCTGACAGGGACCGTCTGGACCACCTATAAGGTCACGCCTAAGTTCACGCTTGGCGGCGGCATCTCCTATGTCTCTGAGCAGTTGCTCGTCGTCAATCCGGCGACCGTGATCGGCACGCAAAACGGCCTGCCGGAAATTCCGGCCAGCACGGTCTTCAACGCTATGGCCGCCTATGACATCAATCCACGCCTCGCCCTGCAACTGAACGTCTATAATGTGACGGACGAGGACTATATCTCTTCGCTCAATAGCGGTGGATCACGGGTCGTCTTCGGCCAGCCGCAATCGGCGACGCTGAGCCTGAAGGTTCGTTTCTAACGGACGGCAAAGCTTGACCTCCAGGAGCGCTCCGGTTTACGCCGGGGCGCTCTGTCTGTAAGGAGTAGCGATCATGATGCTACATATCCCCGACGTTCTGAACCAAGACGAACTGGCGCATATTCGCGGCGTGCTGGCCACGGCTGGCTGGACCGAAGGCCGCCATACCACCGGCGCGCAGGCGGCCCAGCAAAAATGGAACTATCAGTTGCCGGTTCTGGCGCCGGAAGCGCAACCCCTCGCCGATCTGGTACGCGCCGCTCTGTTGCGTCACCCTCTGTTTCAATCCGCCGCCCTGCCGAAAACCGTCCTGACGCCGCGCTTCAACGCCTATGAGGACGGCGGCCATTTTGGCAATCATGTTGATGGCGCTATCCAGCCTGACCCGGTCACCGGCCAGGCGGCACGGACGGACGTATCGACAACTGTCTTTCTCAACGAACCGGACGACTACGAGGGGGGCGAACTGATCGTCGAGGACACCTACGGGTCTCACGAGGTAAAGTTGAAGGCCGGTGACGCTGTCCTCTATCCGGGCACCAGCATTCACCGCGTTGAGCCGGTGACGCGCGGCATGCGCCTGGCGTCCTTCACCTGGACGCAATCCATGGTGCCCGATGCCTTCCGTCGCCAGATGCTGTTCGAGCTCGACATGACGATTTTGCGCCTGCGCGCGCAACTGGGTGATACGCCGGATGTGGTCAATCTGACGGCGCACTATCACAACCTGATCCGCCAGTGGGCTGAGGTTTAAGGCGCAGGTTTAGCAGCCGTTTTGTTCTTTTGAGTGTACACAAGCAACCAGTCACCGATAGCTTTGATCGCTGAAGTGGCAAGGGTTTCATCAATCAAGGCGTACTCCGACGGTGCGCCTGTTCTGGCCGATTGTAACTGATGATTAAGTCCGGGTAGCTCTAAAATTGTGACGTCCTGATTGGCCCTTAAGGCCGACCGCATGGCGGGCAAATTTTCTTTTGGCGGCGCTTGGGTATCTAAAGATCCACTCAGCACCAAGACGGGAATGTTGATTTGTGACAGATAGGGCTGGGGATCGTAACGCATCATTTCGAAGCCCAGCGGGCTCGTTAAGCCAGCTATGCCGACATCCGCTTCGGCTTGCGAAAAGCGACCACTGACAATCAGGGGCTTTGACATGGCTGTGAGGGTGGCGCGCGCCTCTTCGGGGCTATGGGCGGCAAGAACGACCGAAAATATCTGTCGATAGAGCGCTTCGTCGCTGGCGATATCGGCCTCACCTTTGCCTTCCGCGCGAGAGATGGCCGCCTTCTGAATTAAATTGACCTGATCAAAGGGTAATGCCGCCGTTGAAAGGAGCGCCATAAACCTAAGACTGGGCTCTCGTGTTACGATCATAGGCGCAATATATCCGCCTTCAGAATCGCCAATAAGGCCAATTCGATGTTGGTCAACATCCTTACGTGTGGCGAGATAGCGTATGGCAGCCTGTGCATCGCTGGCAAGATCACTCAGGCTGGCGCTGGCAAAATCGCCCGTAGACCGCCCTACACCCCTTTTATCATAGCGCAAGACGGCGATGCCGCAGCGATTAATGGCATCGGCCAGGACCAGGAATTTCTTGTGCCCGGTATCTATCTCCTGCGGGCCCTGAGCGACTTCGTCGCGATCATTGGGGCCTGAGCCAGCCAAAAGGATGACCGTTGGGAAGGGCCCCTTACCTTCGGGCGTGCTAAACGAACCCGCAAGGGTTACGCCGGCCGCTGCATTGCTAAAGCGCACCTCTTCGGCAGGATAAGGCTTGGAGGCTTTGGCGATAGCCGCCTCTTGTGGTCGGGGTGAGGCCTCTCCCGCGCTCCCCTGCGCCGGCAAAAAACACGCCATGGTCACCGCCATAAAGAGAGACAATCCATAAACATGGACCTTGATCCGTTGCTTTTTCATCAAGCTCCCCCCTTGGGAATTGACGCATGGAAATGCGCTCGGCCCATACTGCCAACAACTTTGCGTCTGAATTTTGACATCTACAACCGAAGGCCGGGCGCCTTTACGCTTCGCCAATGGGTAAACCGATGACACACATGATGCGTCATCGGTCGGAGAGGTGGTACGCTTTACTATAGGCTACGCTTTTACTGGTTCGACGCGGTACCCGATCCGGTCGCCTCCCCTCGTCTGACCCTTGCCCTTCAGGGGGGGGGCAAGCATCAGAAAAGCCTCAATAACAATCTTCAGGTCCTAAGTGTTCACGGACGATGGTCCGTCACGCCGCCCTGACCGTGGCCAGGAACTTGTCCATCTCGTGATGCAGCCGTTCCGCCTGCTGGGCCAGCTCGGCCGACGCATTGAGAACCTCGACGGCCGAGGTGCCGGTCTGCTCCGCCGCTGACGCCACGCCGGTAATGTTGGACGTCACCTCCTGCGTGCCAATCGACGCCTGATTGACGGCCTGGACGATCTCTTGCGTGGCGGCAGTCTGCTGTTCCACGGCGGAGGCAATGATGGTGTTGGTCTGGTTGATGTTCTGGATCGTGCCGGAGATATTGGCGATGGCGGAGGCCGCCTTGGCGGTGGCTTCCTGGATATGGGCGATCTTGGCCGATATCTCGGTGGTCGCCCGCGCGGTCTGTCCGGCGAGCGCCTTGACCTCGGACGCCACGACCGCAAAGCCCTTGCCGGCCTCACCGGCCCGCGCCAATTCGATGGTGGCGTTCAGCGCCAGAAGGTTTGTCTGACTGGCAAGGCCCGCAATCAGATCGACAACACCGCCGATGCTGGCCGTCACTTCGTTCAGTTCGTCAACGATCTGCACTGCGCCCGAAGCCTCACGTACGGCCTCGGCGGAAATGGTCGCCGAGGTCTCGACCTGACGGCCAATTTCATTGACGGAGGCCCCCAGTTCTTCTGCCGACGAGGCGACCGAGGTAACATTGGCGCCGGCTTCTTCGGCCGCCGCCGATACAGCGATGGACTGGGAGGTGGCGCGCTGCGCCGTCGTGGACAACTGCTGAGCAGACGCCTGCATTTCTGTGGCGGCACTCGATACCAGCGTCACAATACCGCCGACGGATTTTTCAAACTCATTGGCCAGTTTCAGCATGATATCGCGGCGATCCTGATCCTGCTTGATGCGCTCAGCCTCGGCGCCCGCCGCCTTTTGAAGCGCCTCTTCTTCGGTGACCTCACGGATGCGATCCACAGCGCGGGAGATGTCGCCGATTTCATCGCGGCGTTCCGCCCCGGCGATCTCAAGCAGCTTTTCGCCCTTGGCCAGTCGACCAAGCGCTTCGGTGAGGCGGGCGATCGGATTGGCGACATTGTTCGCCATAACGGCGATAACGCCGATTCCGAGCACCGCGACGATGCCGGCGCAGACCATTTCCCACATCACGTCGCTGCCGCCACGCTTTTTGAGCGCATTTGACAGCCGGTCGGCATCCGCCATGACCACGGTGCGCGGTACAGAGATGATGACCGACCAGTATTGCCCGCTGCGGCCAAGCTCGATGGGCGCATAGACCCGCATATCGTCATGCTTCTTATCAAGGTTGACGAACGATTTGCCGGCCTTGATGTCGGCAAGGGCGTTCCATGCCAGGGGATCCAGGCTCTCGACCGTGCTGCCAATAGCGTCGGGATGGGCGCTGGAGGCCACGACCAGTCCATCGGAGGTGACGATCGTAACATTGCCCTTGCCATCGTAGATCGATTTCTTGACGTCCAGGGCCAGGGTCTGGACAAACGTCAGGTCAAAGTCCGCGCCGGCAACCCCCTTGAACTGACCCTCGACGATGATGGGCACGGACATGGTGGCGAGGAAGACGTTTTTGCCCTGCACAATATAGGGCAAGGGCGCCAGAATGCTCTCACGACCGTTGGTTTCCGGTCCGATAAACCAGCCGCCCTTCATCAGGCCGTTGGTATGAAGCTCGCGGCTGTCATATTCCACCAGAGGCTGGAGAGCGATCTGGCCCTGGGCATTTCTGGTCCAGTAAGGCAAGGCGCGACCTGTGGTGTCGGCGCCCATCTCCTTGCGATTGACGTAGGCGCCGTCAGCGCCGTCCAGCGCATTGGGCATCCAGGCGCTATAGGTGCCATTGAAGCGCGGATTGTCCTTAAGAACGCCCACAAGAATGTCATTGAGCTGGCGGCGGCGCGACGCCTTTGGCGCACCATCTGGACCTGCGACCACTTCAAGGCTGCGCGCCATGTTTCGCGCTGAGGAAAAGGCTGTGTCGACTTCCGCGCGGACCGTCCCGGCCTGGGCGGAGGCCAGCCGCGTCAGGGACTCGCTGCTACTTTTGTCCAGCAAGCCCTGTACGTTTTCGTTGACAAAATGCGTCGTTTTTCCAGAGGAAAAAATACCATAGCCGACCAGAGCACCCGTTGCAGCCAAAAGGCACAGGGCTGACAGGGCTACGATCTTGGTCTTAACAGAGTGGATATTCATATGTTCCTCCAGCCGCCTCTTGGTGCGTGTAGGAAGGACATACCCATATGCTTAATGGGGTCTTAAGGCGTGGAAGGCTTACAAGTTTAAATAATTCAAAACACAGGGCCTTCATGAATAAGGTGTTGCATATAGCGACACAATTTCAAATAAATGTCGCATATGCACATGTATGCGACATTCATCTAGAGAAAATATTCCACATAAATATTACCTCGAATACGCTGAAACACGAGATTTAATAGTGAATATACGTGAAAAATCATAAATAGTACAAATCATTATTATACCGCTTCTGTTAAAGCATCAAGACGCATCTACCTGAATAGACAAAGATCAATCAGGCCTGCGCGTGCCTATATCTTGCCGGCACCTGAAAGGACGGCGTCCAGTCCCCGCGGGTCGAGAATGGCCTGCGTGTTGCGATCGATAAGCCCGCCGGTGTCCCACAGGAAGGGTAAGAGCCCGTTCGCGAGCGCTTTCTGCGTGACGTACTTCAGCCAATGGACGCGCGAAGCCAGGTGCCGTTCCAGGTCCTTAGGCGTGCTTCGGATAATAGCGCCATACTCCCCCAGAATGACGGGGACGCCGGCATCGGTGAACAACCGCTTCACGATGGCCATTTGTTGATCGACATTATCTTCCTCACCCCATATCGTATTGCGGTCGGGCTCAACCGTGGAATGATAGTCCTTGCCCCAGTAATAGAACATCTTTCCCCAGCTCTGGTCTTCCGTCATGAGCGCGAACTGGAAAGGTGTATAGAAGTGCACTTCGGTCATGAGGCGGTTGGTAGCGCTGTCGACCGGCATCTTGTACCAGAGGGCGGCGGCATTATCGATACTGGTGTTGGG contains:
- a CDS encoding serine aminopeptidase domain-containing protein → MKKQRIKVHVYGLSLFMAVTMACFLPAQGSAGEASPRPQEAAIAKASKPYPAEEVRFSNAAAGVTLAGSFSTPEGKGPFPTVILLAGSGPNDRDEVAQGPQEIDTGHKKFLVLADAINRCGIAVLRYDKRGVGRSTGDFASASLSDLASDAQAAIRYLATRKDVDQHRIGLIGDSEGGYIAPMIVTREPSLRFMALLSTAALPFDQVNLIQKAAISRAEGKGEADIASDEALYRQIFSVVLAAHSPEEARATLTAMSKPLIVSGRFSQAEADVGIAGLTSPLGFEMMRYDPQPYLSQINIPVLVLSGSLDTQAPPKENLPAMRSALRANQDVTILELPGLNHQLQSARTGAPSEYALIDETLATSAIKAIGDWLLVYTQKNKTAAKPAP
- a CDS encoding methyl-accepting chemotaxis protein — its product is MNIHSVKTKIVALSALCLLAATGALVGYGIFSSGKTTHFVNENVQGLLDKSSSESLTRLASAQAGTVRAEVDTAFSSARNMARSLEVVAGPDGAPKASRRRQLNDILVGVLKDNPRFNGTYSAWMPNALDGADGAYVNRKEMGADTTGRALPYWTRNAQGQIALQPLVEYDSRELHTNGLMKGGWFIGPETNGRESILAPLPYIVQGKNVFLATMSVPIIVEGQFKGVAGADFDLTFVQTLALDVKKSIYDGKGNVTIVTSDGLVVASSAHPDAIGSTVESLDPLAWNALADIKAGKSFVNLDKKHDDMRVYAPIELGRSGQYWSVIISVPRTVVMADADRLSNALKKRGGSDVMWEMVCAGIVAVLGIGVIAVMANNVANPIARLTEALGRLAKGEKLLEIAGAERRDEIGDISRAVDRIREVTEEEALQKAAGAEAERIKQDQDRRDIMLKLANEFEKSVGGIVTLVSSAATEMQASAQQLSTTAQRATSQSIAVSAAAEEAGANVTSVASSAEELGASVNEIGRQVETSATISAEAVREASGAVQIVDELNEVTASIGGVVDLIAGLASQTNLLALNATIELARAGEAGKGFAVVASEVKALAGQTARATTEISAKIAHIQEATAKAASAIANISGTIQNINQTNTIIASAVEQQTAATQEIVQAVNQASIGTQEVTSNITGVASAAEQTGTSAVEVLNASAELAQQAERLHHEMDKFLATVRAA